From a single Amyelois transitella isolate CPQ chromosome 18, ilAmyTran1.1, whole genome shotgun sequence genomic region:
- the LOC106130000 gene encoding uncharacterized protein LOC106130000 — protein MSIPPLVCSTPPPLEQCEEDKDCEEYDLQYNLSSYEDDDCNDFNYENFNSFNNLQPISPGATVKNELINEVADEQSLSENLKTAEVVADNYVDKDKNINGLNNEEEVNIEDLNLKMDREEPPDIILDPEENSECVSSNIDDNATSTPNSSCDIDDHNCTVSSPVTEIFNNLTIIHDVEDIVTTKEEIASSEINKDQIANDNQQDVKYSEHVTCERGTQDLDIISDKIKNYEELDDDFDDFQFITSNKSVNNSVKDVYVDQESPWGNEESTQSEFGTFTANFEDSASQLQSQVEKNNDSNYNSIISQEDDDDFGEFDDFKSSTAGVKSDVKSETLPQQVPVLNLQSYPGNENQIMESINKVLTSIFKEEAMESESMLEAKLDSVLNETWGHLMETDVRQPYIVNWNNSLAQKTLLKALCIDSRNILFGPKWSYNMPKYAANLTTAPLQPQKQSSTANNQSETSTADKTIPKTAAWSDPFETNGQESCSNEGENAVIEPRPTDLDVFEAAMSTKKDKIYSSTISVQPIRQINLPDTHIFTPTDSETPRSKTIHYDSSPVSTVLIPQPIMDTLKIEDNNTVTQSVVNAPSSTDMDNDYWEFQDFKATPVEINPQSIEKNNVHDNPLPKQNITYQTQLLQPIKLEPIMPTLNWPDPGEIKETFEHFSDFVSNSTNNVAKSVTSEGNGTLTNEIAVNPMSAEMHSKQESTNSNGNFDDEFDTFQSAPVPPTHSTNFEFDFSHVENKVTSAKACDNNVHENKSEFKCVFPSNDKPNNISYSNFSVPLETMSQPVNSSNLKVPSPPEISLANTTILQPSSLLQPMPVTIGQSSTISGVTIQDQQKSGQILHPLSLESYSKINWPNPGINLQDLSRFNPVETLPSLKSETSGNSKGGTPIHSHKQIVNSQASDDDIWGEFVSSNPKPTPATQRKAVIEDDEWTDFVSSSNVKPQNGLNTISFNVYTNSNMQKSSNQSKIIKNNQIPLDIPSLNYITPKTGNQKSYNDKHFQNL, from the exons atgtcgaTTCCTCCACTCGTTTGCAGCACTCCACCACCTCTGGAACAATGTGAGGAGGATAAAGATTGTGAAGAATACGATTTGCAGTATAACT TATCATCATATGAAGATGATGATTGCAATGACTTCAattatgaaaactttaattcTTTCAATAACCTGCAACCTATCTCTCCAGGGGCTACAGTAAAAAATGAGTTAATAAATGAAGTTGCAGATGAACAGAGTCTTTCAGAAAATCTTAAAACTGCTGAAGTTGTAGCTGACAATTATGttgataaagataaaaatataaatggatTAAATAATGAGGAGGAAGTCAATATTgaagatttgaatttgaaaatggaCCGGGAAGAACCCCCTGACATAATTCTTGACCCTGAAGAAAACAGTGAATGTGTCAGTAGTAATATTGATGATAATGCAACAAGCACTCCAAACAGTTCATGTGACATTGATGATCATAATTGTACAGTCAGTAGCCCTGTTacagaaatttttaataacctGACCATTATACATGATGTTGAAGATATTGTAACAACAAAAGAGGAGATTGCTTCAAGTGAGATTAATAAGGACCAGATAGCTAATGATAATCAACAAGATGTTAAATATTCTGAACATGTAACCTGTGAGAGAGGAACCCAAGATTTAGACATAATatctgataaaataaaaaattatgaggAGTTGGATGATGATTTTGATGACTTCCAATTTATAACTTCTAACAAATCTGTAAATAATTCTGTCAAAGATGTTTATGTCGATCAAGAAAGTCCATGGGGTAATGAAGAGTCAACCCAATCTGAATTTGGAACTTTCACTGCAAATTTCGAAGATAGTGCTAGTCAATTGCAATCACAGGTGGAAAAAAACAATGACAGTAATTACAACTCTATCATATCTCaagaagatgatgatgattttggCGAATTTGATGATTTTAAATCTTCAACCGCTGGAGTTAAAAGTGATGTCAAATCTGAAACATTACCTCAACAAGTTCCAGTTCTTAATTTACAGTCATATCCGGGGAATGAGAATCAAATAATggaaagtataaataaagttttaacttCCATTTTCAAAGAAGAAGCTATGGAATCGGAAAGTATGCTAGAAGCAAAACTTGATTCAGTACTTAATGAAACATGGGGCCACTTAATGGAAACAGATGTGAGACAGCCATATATAGTAAACTGGAACAATTCATTGGCCCAAAAAACCCTTTTGAAAGCTCTGTGCATAGACTCAAGAAATATA CTATTTGGACCGAAATGGAGTTACAATATGCCAAAATATGCAGCAAATCTAACAACAGCGCCTCTTCAACCGCAAAAGCAATCATCAACTGCCAATAATCAGAGTGAAACATCTACTGCCGATAAAACGATTCCTAAAACTGCTGCTTGGAGTGATCCTTTTGAAACAAATGGACAAGAAT CTTGCAGTAATGAAGGTGAGAATGCTGTCATAGAACCAAGACCAACAGACTTAGATGTATTTGAAGCAGCTATGTCAACGAAAAAAGATAAGATATACTCAAGTACTATAAGCGTGCAACCTATACGACAGATAAATTTACCGGACACACATATTTTTACGCCAACAGATTCAGAAACGCCCCGATCAAAAACTATCCACTATGACAGCAGTCCTGTCTCTACTGTCCTCATACCACAACCAATCATGGATACATTAAAAATCGAGGACAATAATACTGTTACACAATCTGTTGTTAATGCTCCAAGCAGCACAGATATGGATAATGATTATTGGGAATTCCAAGATTTCAAAGCCACTCCTGTTGAAATCAATCCCCAGTCCATAGAAAAGAATAATGTGCATGATAATCCACTTCCTAAACAGAATATAACTTATCAAACACAATTACTACAGCCAATAAAATTAGAACCAATAATGCCAACATTAAATTGGCCTGATCCTGGAGAAATAAAGGAAACTTTTGAACATTTCTCTGACTTTGTATCCAATTCCACAAATAATGTCGCAAAATCAGTTACATCCGAAGGAAATGGCACATTGACTAACGAAATCGCTGTTAATCCCATGAGTGCAGAAATGCATTCAAAACAAGAATCTACAAATAGTAATGGCAATTTTGATGACGAATTCGATACATTCCAGTCTGCGCCAGTACCGCCGACGCATAGCACTAATTTCGAATTTGACTTTAGTCATGTTGAAAATAAGGTAACATCTGCGAAGGCTTGCGACAATAACgtacatgaaaataaatcagaaTTTAAGTGTGTTTTTCCAAGTAATGACAAGCCTAATAACATATCATATTCTAACTTTTCAGTACCCTTAGAAACTATGTCCCAACCTGTAAATAGTAGTAACTTAAAAGTTCCTTCACCTCCAGAAATTAGTCTGGCTAATACCACTATTTTGCAACCTAGTAGTTTGTTGCAGCCAATGCCTGTTACGATAGGGCAATCATCTACAATCTCAGGTGTTACAATACAAGACCAACAGAAATCTGGTCAAATCTTGCACCCTTTATCTTTGGAGAgctattcaaaaataaattggccCAATCCAGGTATAAACTTACAAGATTTATCCCGTTTCAATCCTGTCGAAACTCTTCCATCTTTGAAAAGTGAAACAAGCGGAAACAGTAAAGGCGGAACTCCCATCCATAGTCataaacaaattgtaaatagTCAAGCATCAGATGATGATATTTGGGGAGAATTTGTATCAAGTAATCCAAAGCCAACACCAGCGACGCAAAGGAAAGCAGTCATTGAAGACGACGAATGGACGGATTTTGTATCCAGCTCTAATGTGAAACCTCAGAATGGTTTGAACACGATCAGTTTTAATGTTTACACAAATTCAAACATGCAAAAATCTTCCAATCAgagcaaaattattaaaaacaatcaaatacCACTTGATATTCCCAGTCTGAACTATATTACACCTAAAACGGGCAATCAAAAGTCTTATAATGATAAGCATTTCCAGAATTTATAA
- the LOC106130658 gene encoding ecdysteroid-regulated 16 kDa protein: MSRVCEVVLLISAIVACASAATDIVQQCPGRSIEALNDNVKLSPCKRAPCKLKKGTNQHISVQFMPEHDITEVKNHVTAEVFGVPLPFVGVDGATICDKIFKEDGSVAGCPLKAGTKYTYKDSFPVLSFYPTLQAKVHWALMQGQKEFVCFEIPVNIVN; this comes from the exons ATGTCTCGGGTCTGTGAAGTCGTGCTCCTGATCTCCGCGATCGTCGCCTGCGCATCCGCCGCTACCGATATAGTACAACAATGTCCTG GAAGATCTATAGAGGCCCTTAACGACAATGTCAAACTAAGTCCATGCAAGCGCGCGCCGTGCAAACTGAAAAAAGGCACCAACCAACACATCAGTGTACAGTTTATGCCTG aACATGATATAACCGAAGTGAAGAATCATGTAACAGCCGAGGTGTTTGGCGTGCCCTTGCCATTCGTGGGCGTGGACGGAGCCACCATTTGCGACAAGATCTTCAAAGAAGACGGCAGCGTCGCCGGCTGCCCGCTCAAAGCTGGCACAAAGTATACTTACAAAGACTCCTTCCCTGTCCTCTCTTTTTATCCGACACTACAAGCGAAGGTCCACTGGGCTCTAATGCAGGGTCAAAAAGAATTTGTTTGCTTCGAAATCCCTGTCAATATAGTCAACTAA
- the LOC106130017 gene encoding uncharacterized protein LOC106130017 — MLGVLILVSVWVLSHSSSVVFEDCGSAYDLRAVEIHGCGTRLPCLITLGERVPVNIRFHAGFESRNLNHEVVININYVNLRTQVTPETCVQCPVTTNNDNSMTSLMIVPTSMALNQRGHLQWRVFNEHSQQVLCYSVLVQTQNQLQKLLRQSLSNDTSNT, encoded by the exons ATGTTAGGCGTGTTAATTTTGGTCTCTGTTTGGGTACTATCACACAGTTCATCTGTTGTGTTTGAAGACTGTG GCTCAGCTTATGACTTAAGGGCCGTGGAAATTCATGGGTGCGGCACACGACTACCTTGTTTAATCACACTTGGCGAAAGAGTTCCAGTGAACATCAGATTTCATGCTG gaTTTGAATCAAGAAATCTCAATCATGAAGTCGTCATAAACATAAACTATGTAAATTTGAGGACACAAGTCACTCCAg AAACGTGCGTGCAATGCCCCGTTACCACAAACAATGATAACTCTATGACCAGTTTGATGATAGTGCCCACCAGCATGGCTTTG AATCAGCGAGGTCATCTGCAGTGGCGTGTGTTCAACGAGCACAGCCAGCAGGTACTCTGCTACTCGGTGCTGGTGCAGACGCAGAATCAACTACAGAAACTACTGCGGCAGTCACTCAGCAACGATACTTCTAACACGTAA